A region of the Pseudarthrobacter oxydans genome:
ATGGCGCGGCCGGCACGGGTACGCATACGAAGGCGGAAGCCGTGCTTCTTGGCTCGACGGCGGTTATTCGGCTGAAAAGTCCGCTTGCTCACGTTAGTTACTCCAGTGGATCAAAGGTGCGCCCACCGTATGGGGAAGAACTGGCCGACGCTAAGTTTTGTATATGCACGCTTCCCCCGGCTGCTCAAGCGCACTGCGCCTAAGAGATTCAGATGGGGCCAAAAAGCGGACACAAAGGACTTCACAACGTTAGGGCA
Encoded here:
- the rpmH gene encoding 50S ribosomal protein L34, translated to MSKRTFQPNNRRRAKKHGFRLRMRTRAGRAILAARRGKGRTELSA